The following are encoded together in the Salmonella enterica subsp. enterica serovar Choleraesuis genome:
- a CDS encoding thiosulfate transporter subunit, whose protein sequence is MAVKSIKRTGGALLVALLLSGQAQATELLNSSYDVSRELFSALNPPFEQQWDKQHPGDKLTIKQSHGGSSKQALAILQGLKADVVTYNQITDVQILHDRGKLIPADWQSRLANNSSPFYSTMAFLVRKGNPKNIHDWQDLVRPDVKLIFPNPKTSGNARYTYLAAWGAADKADGGDKAKTEKFMTQFLKNVQVFDTGGRGATTSFVERGLGDVLISFESEVNNIRKQYEADGYEVVVPKVNILAEFPVAWVDKNVKAKGTEQAAQEYLKYLYSPQAQQIITSYYYRVNNPELMKKLQAQFPQTELFRVEDKFGSWPEVMKTHFNTGGELDKLLAAGRS, encoded by the coding sequence ATGGCTGTGAAATCAATTAAGCGCACAGGCGGCGCATTGCTCGTAGCACTATTGTTAAGCGGGCAGGCGCAGGCCACGGAACTGCTAAACAGCTCTTACGACGTTTCTCGTGAGCTGTTCAGTGCATTGAATCCGCCATTCGAACAGCAGTGGGATAAACAGCACCCAGGCGATAAGCTGACCATCAAACAGTCACACGGTGGCTCGTCAAAACAGGCACTGGCAATCCTCCAGGGGCTCAAGGCCGATGTAGTGACTTATAACCAGATAACGGATGTGCAGATCCTGCACGATCGGGGCAAGCTGATCCCTGCCGACTGGCAGAGTCGCCTGGCCAATAATAGCTCTCCGTTCTATTCCACCATGGCGTTCCTGGTGCGTAAGGGTAATCCCAAAAATATCCATGACTGGCAGGATCTGGTGCGCCCGGATGTGAAGCTTATTTTCCCAAATCCGAAAACCTCCGGTAATGCGCGCTACACCTATCTGGCGGCGTGGGGTGCTGCCGATAAGGCCGATGGTGGCGATAAAGCGAAAACTGAAAAATTCATGACGCAGTTTTTGAAGAACGTTCAGGTATTTGATACCGGCGGTCGCGGCGCAACCACCAGCTTTGTAGAGCGTGGGCTGGGTGACGTTCTGATTAGCTTTGAATCAGAAGTCAATAATATCCGTAAACAGTATGAAGCCGATGGCTATGAAGTCGTGGTGCCAAAGGTCAACATTCTGGCTGAGTTCCCGGTAGCGTGGGTTGATAAAAACGTAAAAGCCAAGGGTACGGAACAGGCTGCGCAGGAATACCTGAAATACCTTTACAGCCCGCAGGCGCAACAAATTATCACCAGCTATTACTACCGGGTGAACAATCCGGAACTGATGAAAAAACTGCAGGCCCAGTTCCCGCAGACTGAGCTGTTCCGGGTAGAAGATAAGTTTGGTTCATGGCCTGAGGTGATGAAAACGCACTTCAACACCGGCGGTGAGCTGGACAAATTACTGGCGGCGGGGCGTAGCTAA
- the cysU gene encoding sulfate/thiosulfate transporter subunit produces MFAVSSRRVLPGFTLSLGTSLLFVCLILLLPLSALVMQLAQMSLAQYWEVVTNPQVVAAYKVTLLSAAVASVFNGLFGMLLAWILTRYRFPGRTLLDALIDLPFALPTAVAGLTLASLFSVHGFYGEWLGHFGIKVTYTWLGIAVAMAFTSIPFVVRTVQPVLEELGPEYEEAAETLGATRWQSFRRVVLPEVSPALMAGVALSFTRSLGEFGAIIFIAGNIAWKTEVTSLMIFVRLQEFDYPAASAIASVILAASLLLLFSINTLQSRFGRRVVGH; encoded by the coding sequence ATGTTTGCTGTCTCATCGCGTCGGGTTTTGCCGGGCTTTACGCTGAGCCTGGGAACCAGCCTGCTGTTTGTCTGCCTGATCCTGCTGCTGCCGCTGAGCGCACTGGTTATGCAGCTGGCGCAGATGAGCCTGGCGCAATACTGGGAAGTGGTGACCAATCCGCAGGTCGTCGCGGCGTATAAAGTGACTTTACTTTCGGCGGCGGTTGCTTCGGTTTTTAACGGGTTATTTGGCATGCTACTGGCGTGGATCTTAACCCGCTACCGTTTCCCAGGGCGCACATTACTGGATGCGCTTATCGACCTGCCATTTGCTCTTCCAACCGCAGTCGCGGGCCTGACCCTGGCCTCGCTATTTTCGGTACACGGTTTCTACGGCGAGTGGCTGGGGCACTTTGGCATCAAAGTGACTTATACCTGGCTTGGTATCGCCGTTGCTATGGCCTTTACCAGCATTCCGTTCGTGGTGCGTACCGTTCAGCCGGTTCTGGAGGAGTTAGGCCCGGAATATGAAGAAGCCGCTGAAACTTTGGGCGCTACACGCTGGCAAAGCTTCCGGCGCGTGGTGTTGCCAGAGGTCTCTCCGGCATTGATGGCCGGTGTGGCGCTGTCGTTTACCCGCAGCCTGGGTGAGTTCGGGGCGATTATCTTTATCGCCGGGAATATTGCATGGAAGACAGAAGTGACTTCCCTGATGATTTTCGTGCGCCTGCAGGAGTTCGATTATCCGGCAGCCAGCGCCATCGCATCGGTGATTTTGGCCGCGTCGTTGCTGCTGTTGTTTAGCATCAATACATTGCAGAGCCGGTTTGGGCGCCGGGTAGTGGGGCACTAA
- the cysW gene encoding sulfate/thiosulfate transporter permease subunit, giving the protein MAQVIPLKTEIPARIDWVKWLLIGLGVLGALLILVVPLIFIFVTAFADGLGPVLTNLSDPDMLHAIGLTVMIALITVPVNLVFGILLAWLVTRFNFPGRQLLLTLLDIPFAVSPVVAGLIYLLFYGSNGPLGGWLDAHDLQIMFAWPGMVLVTIFVTCPFVVRELVPVMLSQGSHEDEAAILLGASGWQMFRRVTLPNIRWALLYGVVLTNARAIGEFGAVSVVSGSIRGETLSLPLQIEMLEQDYNTVGSFTAAALLALMAVVTLCLKSAVQWRTAQLEKRGQEGTHEH; this is encoded by the coding sequence ATGGCACAGGTGATTCCGTTGAAAACCGAAATTCCAGCCCGTATCGATTGGGTTAAATGGCTACTGATAGGTCTGGGTGTTTTGGGCGCGCTGTTAATTCTGGTTGTGCCGCTGATATTTATCTTTGTTACCGCTTTTGCCGATGGGCTGGGCCCGGTGCTGACCAACCTGTCAGACCCGGATATGCTGCACGCCATTGGCCTGACGGTCATGATTGCTCTGATTACCGTGCCGGTAAACCTGGTGTTCGGCATTTTACTGGCCTGGCTGGTTACGCGCTTTAATTTCCCAGGCCGTCAGCTATTGCTGACTTTGCTTGATATTCCGTTTGCCGTCTCGCCGGTTGTTGCTGGTCTGATTTATCTGCTGTTTTATGGCTCCAACGGCCCGCTTGGCGGCTGGCTTGATGCCCATGATTTGCAAATTATGTTTGCCTGGCCGGGTATGGTGCTGGTCACTATCTTTGTTACCTGTCCTTTTGTTGTACGTGAGCTGGTGCCGGTAATGTTGAGTCAGGGCAGCCACGAAGATGAAGCAGCAATTCTGCTGGGCGCTTCCGGGTGGCAAATGTTCCGCCGGGTCACGCTGCCAAATATTCGCTGGGCATTGCTCTATGGCGTTGTGCTAACCAACGCCCGCGCTATCGGTGAGTTTGGCGCGGTATCGGTCGTTTCCGGTTCGATTCGCGGCGAGACGCTATCTCTGCCGCTACAAATTGAGATGCTGGAACAGGATTACAATACGGTTGGTTCTTTTACCGCAGCGGCCCTGTTGGCGCTGATGGCAGTAGTTACATTGTGTTTAAAAAGCGCGGTGCAATGGCGTACGGCGCAGTTAGAGAAACGTGGGCAGGAGGGGACGCATGAGCATTGA
- the cysA gene encoding sulfate/thiosulfate import ATP-binding protein CysA: MSIEIAAIKKSFGRTQVLKDINLDIPSGQMVALLGPSGSGKTTLLRIIAGLEHQTSGHIRFHGTDVSRLHARDRKVGFVFQHYALFRHMTVFDNIAFGLTVLPRRERPDAATIRRKVTQLLEMVQLAHLADRFPAQLSGGQKQRVALARALAVEPQILLLDEPFGALDAQVRKELRRWLRELHEELKFTSVFVTHDQEEAMEVADRVVVMSQGDIEQVDTPERVWREPATRFVLEFLGEVNQLEGKISGGQFHVGAHRWPLGYTPAWQGDVTLFLRPWEVDVSRRTSLESPLPVQVLEASPRGHFIQLVVQPIGWGHQPLTVVLHEEIPPARGERLFVGLQNARLYHDKTRIESVALARSA; the protein is encoded by the coding sequence ATGAGCATTGAAATCGCCGCGATTAAAAAGTCTTTTGGCCGGACTCAGGTATTAAAGGATATCAACCTGGATATTCCGTCTGGTCAGATGGTGGCGCTGCTGGGGCCGTCTGGCTCCGGTAAAACGACCCTGCTGCGTATTATTGCCGGCCTGGAGCATCAGACCAGCGGTCATATTCGCTTTCATGGTACCGATGTTAGCCGCCTGCATGCGCGTGACCGTAAGGTTGGATTTGTGTTCCAGCACTATGCGCTGTTCCGCCATATGACGGTTTTCGACAATATTGCCTTCGGGCTGACGGTGCTACCGCGGCGCGAGCGACCGGATGCGGCCACGATTCGTCGTAAAGTCACTCAGCTTCTGGAGATGGTTCAGCTGGCTCACCTGGCTGACCGTTTTCCGGCTCAGCTTTCAGGCGGTCAGAAACAGCGTGTCGCTCTGGCCCGAGCGCTGGCGGTAGAACCACAAATCCTGCTGCTGGATGAGCCATTCGGAGCCCTGGATGCCCAGGTACGTAAAGAGCTGCGCCGTTGGCTGCGTGAGCTGCATGAAGAGCTAAAATTTACCAGCGTGTTCGTGACCCACGATCAGGAAGAGGCGATGGAAGTTGCTGACCGGGTGGTGGTAATGAGCCAGGGCGACATTGAGCAGGTTGATACGCCAGAGCGGGTATGGCGTGAACCGGCAACGCGCTTTGTACTTGAGTTCCTGGGGGAAGTTAACCAGCTTGAAGGTAAAATTAGCGGCGGCCAGTTCCACGTGGGAGCGCACCGCTGGCCGCTGGGCTACACCCCGGCATGGCAGGGCGATGTGACGCTGTTCCTGCGCCCTTGGGAAGTTGATGTCAGCCGTCGCACCAGCCTCGAATCCCCTTTACCAGTACAGGTTCTTGAGGCCAGCCCGCGCGGTCATTTTATTCAACTGGTAGTACAGCCTATTGGCTGGGGGCATCAACCGCTGACGGTGGTATTACATGAAGAGATCCCCCCTGCGCGCGGCGAGCGGCTGTTTGTTGGATTACAGAATGCGCGGCTGTACCATGATAAGACTCGTATCGAGAGCGTTGCTCTGGCACGCAGCGCCTGA